Part of the Candidatus Methylomirabilota bacterium genome, GGCCGTTACCCCGAGGCGCTGACGGAGCTCAAGCGCGCCGTCGAGAAGGCGAAGGAGCCCGACCCGGTCATCTACGACCACCTCGGCGACGCCTACTTGAAGAACGGCCTGCAGGACGAGGCCCTCACCGCGTGGGAGAAGGCCCTCCAGCTCGACCCGGCCCTCGACGGGGTCAAGAAGAAGATCGAAGACCTCAAGGACCGCGCGCGTCGGGTCAAGGGTGACCCCAAGGCGGCTCGGTAGCCTTCTCCTCGTCGCGCTCACCCTCGCCGGCGGCTGCGCGAGCGCGCCGCCGGCACGGCCGGTGTCCGCCGACGCCCGACACGCGCTCGACCTCCTCGACGAGCGCTGGCGCGAGTTCGCCGACCTCCGCGCCCTCGCCGACGTCTCCGTCCAGAAGGGCGGCGAGCGCCAGCGCCTCACGGGCGTGCTCCTCATCCGCGGCCCCGCCTCGCTGCGCCTCGAGGCGCTCTCGCCGTTCGGCCAGCCCTACCTCCTCGTCGTCGTCCACGAGGGCCGGCTCACGGCCTACGACGCGGCGAAGAACGAGGCGCTGGTCGGCCCGGCGACCGCCGAGACGATCGCCGGCGTGCTCGGCCTGCCGCTCGAGCCCGAGGACCTGGTCGCGGTGCTCGCCGGCCGCGCGGCGCCGCCCCGGGACCTGCGCGTCGCGGAGCTCTTGCCGCCCGACGGCGCCGGGCCGTCGCTCGACCTCATCGGCGGCGCCCAGCGCCGGCGCGTGTGGCTCGATCTCCAGACCGGCGAGGTGAGCCGGGTGGAGATCGGTGGGCGCATGTCCGTCGTGCTCACCTACCATCGCGACGGCAACACCCCACGCGGCTTCGACTTCAGCGCCGGCCGCGACTACGTGACCGGCTCCGTGATCTACCGGAACGTCGTGCTCGGCGCCGGCATCGATCCCGAACGCTTCACGCTCACGCTCCCGAAAGGGGCGAAAATACAGCGCATCCGTTGAAAGGCGCGCTCCGTGCGTGCTAATGTCTAGTCCCTTGTCGAAGCGGTCGGGGGGAGTCCGTCGGCTCGTGCTCAGCGCCGCGGCCAAGATCAACCTGGCCCTCGAGGTGCTGGGCAAGCGGTCCGACGGATATCACGAGATCGCCACGGTCCTGCAGGCCGTGGACCTCTCCGACCGGCTGGTGCTCGAGGACGCCGAGGTCCTGGAGCTCCACGCGAGCGCTCCCGCGGTGCCGTCCGACGGGACGAACCTGGCCCTCCGGGCGGCGCGGGCGCTGCGCGAGGCGGCGGGGACCGAGCGGGGCGTGCGGATCACGCTCGACAAGCGCATCCCGGTCGCCGCGGGGCTCGGCGGCGGCTCGACGGACGCCGCGGCGGCGCTCGTGGGCCTGAACCGCCTCTGGGGGCTCCGGTGGCCGGCGGCGCGGCTTGCGGAGGTCGCGGTCACGCTCGGGATGGACGTCCCGTTCTTCCTGCGCGGCGGCGCGGCGCTCGGGACGGGGCGCGGCGAGCGGCTCGAGCCCGTGACGTGCGGCGCGCTCGCACTGGTGCTCGTGCACCCGCGCGTCGGCGCGAGCACGGCGGAGATCTATGGGAGGGTGACCCCCGGGATGTATTCTGACGGCAGCCGCGCGCGCCGCATGGTGGCGGCGCTCCGGAGCCGGCGCCCGGCGACGATCGCCCAGAGCCTCTACAATGGGCTCGAGGGCGTGGCGGCGGCGCGGCATCCAGCCGTCGGTCAGATGGAGGCCGCGCTCCTCGCGGCCGGGGCGCTCGGGGCGGCGATGTCGGGAAGCGGGCTCACGGTGTTTGGCGTGGCGCGCTCGCTCGACCACGCGCGCCAGATCCGGGTGCGGGTGGCGCGGGCCTCGTGGGAGTGCTGGGCCGTGCGGACCCTGACGGGCCCGGCCATTCGTGTGAGGGGGTAGTGCGAGCCGCAAGCCGTTCGACGGCCGAGGGGAGCGGTTCAATGGTTCGGACACTGGGGCGTGGCCAAGCGGCAAGGCGCGGGACTTTGGATCCCGTATTCGGAGGTTCGAATCCTCCCGCCCCAACCATGCCTTTGAGCGAGGGTCGACGATGAGCTACGAGCTGAAGCTCTTCACGGGGAACGCGAACCGGCCGCTGGCCGAGGAGATCGCCCAGTACCTGCACGTGCCCATGGGCGACGCGGAGGTCTCGCGCTTCTCGGACGGCGAGGTCTACGTGCAGATCAACGAGAACGTCCGCGGCACGGACGTGTTCCTGATCCAACCGACGTGCCCGCCCGTGAACGACACGCTCATGGAGCTCCTGATCATGATCGACGCGGTCAAGCGCGCCTCGGCCCACCGGATCACGGCGGTGCTCCCCTACTACGGCTACGCGCGCCAGGACCGCAAGGTCCAGGGGCGCATGCCGATCAGCGCCAAGCTCGTCGCCGACCTGCTGGAGGCGGCGGGCGTCGACCGCGTGCTCGCGCTCGACCTGCACGCCGGCCAGATCCAGGGATTCTTCAAGGTCCCGGTGGACCACCTCTTCGCGGGCCCGGTCGTGATGATCGACTATCTCCGCAAGAAGGAGCTCCACGAGCCGGTCATCGTCGCCCCCGACGCGGGCGGTGTGGAGCGGGCGCGCGCGATCGCCAAGCGGCTCAACGCCGGCCTCGCCATCGTCGACAAGCGGCGCGAGGGCCCGAACTCCGCGGTCGCGATGCACCTGATCGGTGAGGTCCAGGGGTGCGACGCCGTCGTCATCGACGACATGGTCGACACCGCCGGCACGCTCGTCCAGGCCGTCGACGCGCTCGCGCGCGAGGGCGCGCGGCGCATCCTCGCCTGCGGCGTCCACGCGGTCCTGTCCGGCCCGGCGATCGACCGCATCATCGCGTCGCCGCTCGAGGAGGTCGTCGTCACCAACTCGATCCCCCTCGCCGAGGACAAGCGCGCGGCGGCGCGCATCACCGTCCTGAGCGTCGCGCCGCTGCTCGGCGAGGCGATCCGCCGCATCCACGACGAGGAATCCGTTTCGACCCTGTTCGTCTGAGCCCGACCCGGGAGGGAGTCGCACGATGGAGAGGCAGGAGCTGACGATCAAGCGGCGCGAGGCGACCGGCAAGCAGGCCGCCAAGCGCCTGCGCCGCGCGGGCGAGGTGCCCGCGGTCCTCTACGGCGGCGCCAGGCCGGAGGCGGTCACGGTGGACCCGAAGG contains:
- a CDS encoding DUF4292 domain-containing protein; translation: MTPRRLGSLLLVALTLAGGCASAPPARPVSADARHALDLLDERWREFADLRALADVSVQKGGERQRLTGVLLIRGPASLRLEALSPFGQPYLLVVVHEGRLTAYDAAKNEALVGPATAETIAGVLGLPLEPEDLVAVLAGRAAPPRDLRVAELLPPDGAGPSLDLIGGAQRRRVWLDLQTGEVSRVEIGGRMSVVLTYHRDGNTPRGFDFSAGRDYVTGSVIYRNVVLGAGIDPERFTLTLPKGAKIQRIR
- the ispE gene encoding 4-(cytidine 5'-diphospho)-2-C-methyl-D-erythritol kinase, translating into MLSAAAKINLALEVLGKRSDGYHEIATVLQAVDLSDRLVLEDAEVLELHASAPAVPSDGTNLALRAARALREAAGTERGVRITLDKRIPVAAGLGGGSTDAAAALVGLNRLWGLRWPAARLAEVAVTLGMDVPFFLRGGAALGTGRGERLEPVTCGALALVLVHPRVGASTAEIYGRVTPGMYSDGSRARRMVAALRSRRPATIAQSLYNGLEGVAAARHPAVGQMEAALLAAGALGAAMSGSGLTVFGVARSLDHARQIRVRVARASWECWAVRTLTGPAIRVRG
- a CDS encoding ribose-phosphate pyrophosphokinase; translation: MSYELKLFTGNANRPLAEEIAQYLHVPMGDAEVSRFSDGEVYVQINENVRGTDVFLIQPTCPPVNDTLMELLIMIDAVKRASAHRITAVLPYYGYARQDRKVQGRMPISAKLVADLLEAAGVDRVLALDLHAGQIQGFFKVPVDHLFAGPVVMIDYLRKKELHEPVIVAPDAGGVERARAIAKRLNAGLAIVDKRREGPNSAVAMHLIGEVQGCDAVVIDDMVDTAGTLVQAVDALAREGARRILACGVHAVLSGPAIDRIIASPLEEVVVTNSIPLAEDKRAAARITVLSVAPLLGEAIRRIHDEESVSTLFV